A part of Girardinichthys multiradiatus isolate DD_20200921_A chromosome 12, DD_fGirMul_XY1, whole genome shotgun sequence genomic DNA contains:
- the LOC124878247 gene encoding zinc finger and SCAN domain-containing protein 2-like, translating to MSSAQSLREFIRERLTAAAEEIFIEVDKTIVHYEEELDRQRRLLEICWKPQINLQRIEKAVTWFPEEEILTDQQIYSKERSPSMRQNDPEPQHIKESQEGIEAEQMLENGGDIEPPQIKDELEELEPLQMQESQGEHETCYTKGEQETQLPWVKDEQENPELPQIKDEQEEVCISLKKEQLEMKQETDSIIVYPAYEERDCWEPEPRSDQLFVQISGEPEDQNQEMSDNEDSGSSRDEEHELNRRHDNIRGHFDNVDNSTLKRQRKMHINDNLSPCKVCGRFFARNYLNQHIRTHTGEKPFSCLTCGKSFSERGNLSKHTRTHTGEKSFSCLVCGKGFVQQIHLTRHIRTHTGEKPFSCLTCGKRFSQSSSLSGHMRTHTGEKPFSCQTCGQSFSERGSLFHHSRIHTGEKPFSCRTCGKSFCQKSNLTVHMKTHRVEQI from the exons ATGTCTTCAGCTCAGTCTCTGAGAGAGTTTATCAGGGAGCGACTGACCGCTGCTGCGGAAGAAATATTCATAGAGGTTGATAAAACCATCGTCCATTATGAGGAAGAGCTGGATCGTCAGCGCAGACTGCTGGAAATCTGCTGGAAACCCCAAATAAACCTACAGAGAATAG AGAAAGCAGTAACATGGTTCCCTGAAGAGGAGATTCTCACTGACCAGCAGATCTACAGTAAGGAGAGGAGCCCCAGTATGCGACAAAATGATCCAGAACCTCAGCACATAAAAGAGAGCCAAGAAGGAATAGAAGCTGAGCAGATGCTAGAGAACGGGGGAGACATTGAGCCACCACAGATAAAAGATGAACTGGAAGAGCTAGAACCTCTGCAAATGCAAGAGAGCCAAGGGGAACATGAAACTTGTTATACAAAAGGAGAACAAGAAACACAACTGCCATGGGTAAAAGATGAACAGGAGAATCCAGAACTACCACAGATAAAGGATGAACAGGAGGAAGTTTGTATCAGTCTGAAGAAAGAGCAGCTTGAAATGAAGCAAGAGACTGATAGCATAATAGTGTATCCTGCTTATGAGGAAAGAGACTGCTGGGAACCAGAACCAAGATCAGACCAGCTTTTTGTCCAGATCTCTGGTGAACCTGAGGACCAAAACCAGGAAATGAGCGACAATGAAGACTCGGGATCAAGTAGAGATGAAGAACATGAGCTGAACAGGAGGCATGATAACATCAGAGGTCACTTTGACAATGTAGACAATTCAACATTAAAAAGACAGAGGAAAATGCACATTAATGATAATCTGTCTCCTTGTAAAGTGTGTGGTAGATTTTTTGCTCGGAATTACTTGAATCAACACATACgaactcacacaggtgagaagcctttttcatgtttgacctgtggaaaaagtttcagtGAAAGAGGAAACTTATCTAAGCACACGAGAACCCATACAGGTGAGAAGTCTTTCTCATGTTTGGTTTGTGGAAAAGGTTTTGTTCAGCAAATTCATTTGACTCGTCACATtagaactcacacaggtgagaaaccTTTCTCATGTCTGACCTGTGGAAAACGTTTCTCTCAAAGTAGCAGTTTGTCTGGTCACATGAGAACTCATACAGGAGAGAAGCCGTTCTCATGTCAGACTTGTGGACAAAGCTTTAGTGAAAGAGGAAGTTTATTTCATCATAGTAGGATTCACACAGGTGAAAAGCCTTTCTCGTGTAGGACCTGTGGAAAAAGTTTCTGTCAAAAAAGTAATTTGACTGTTCACATGAAAACTCACAGAGTTGAGCAGATTTAA